From the Melospiza georgiana isolate bMelGeo1 chromosome 4, bMelGeo1.pri, whole genome shotgun sequence genome, the window CAGGAGGAGTGTGATGCTTAAGGACATGGCAGATCACAGTGGAACTTTGTTTCCTCCTGAGGGAGTCAAGACTCAAGAAATCACCAACCCTGCAATGTTGTTTAAATTGAATTATGCTGAATTAACTGATCCACAGAATGGGAGCCTGCACCACTGCTGTTGCTGAGGACCAGAGGTGCTTTTTAAGCACACAGCCTGTGCACCAAGacagcaaaaaaccccatcaaGGTTTTCACCACTGTTTTAAGGGTTTGTAGTGATTCAGGGAAGGTCATGTTTAGTGGCAAATCCAGACCTCATCCCAATAACCAGGAAAGCAATACCCTCCTGTGGCCTGTTGATTTaaggttttgattttgtttgatGCTAATGGGTCATTGCAGATGAATATCCACCcacctctcctctctctttttgtctttttctcctttccccatGGACCAAGGTTGGAGCAGGTGCTCCAAGTAACTTCTTTGCAAAGCCCATCACCTCAACAGGCACTGTTCTGTATGATCTGCCTTTTGTGGGGTGACTCACCAGCCCCAGGGGGTACTGCACAGATCCCTGCATGGGTTTATTTTAAGGCCAGCAGCCTCTTCACTGTTCACTGGGTCATTTCTCCCCCCCTTCCCACTGAGAGAGCATCAATCATGCCTTTAACCATGTCCTTTCCCCcagccttctttttcttcaggaaTCTGATGAGCATTCATTTAGCATGAAAGAGAGACAGCTGATTTCCAAGGACAAAATCCTTGGTTTCTTTGGCACCAAAAGATAAGGAAACACTCATAAGTTGCCTAGAACAGGCTTCAGAAGGGACCTGCTATCCCACATGCTGCTGCAATGCATTGCTGTGACCAGTTTTAAAAGCTGTTGATTGTCCCAAAGCTGGTCCCCGTGTCGAAGGGATGAGAAGCCAAATAGTCCTGGTAGCTCCCATCGATCAGTTTGTCCGCGTTGTTTTTGGCAAACCAGCACTCGACCTCCTGCTGCCCATTGTAGATCCTCCTCTGCTTCCACACCACAGGAACCAGCCTCCCCTTCACCTTCAGGGTGTTTGTAGGGTTTGCCTTCAACGCCTCTGTTTGGTTCTGCCCGACCTCCCGATGACTCGTGTTCAGGGATTCCTGGAGAAGTTTAACTTCATGGCTCAAGAACTGAcctgcaaggcaagatgaaaTAAGAGTCCATGACTGGCTGATTTGTGCCTGTTTATAAATTGTTGtggtttggtggtttgtttgttttttggggttttttttggtaggaTGCATTTGAGGATTCTCAGCCTATGGATCTTCTCTGAAAAGAGCAGGATGAGGCTTGTTCCTGTGATTCATTTCTAAATCCCACAAACACAGAGGTTAGAATAAAaccctatttattttttttccatgggtcactAAAGAGCTAAAGTGTTGTTTTTAGCTGTCAGTAGTAAGCTCCCTTCTGTGGGACATGGTGACTGGAGGTTAATAACCCACACAATGTCCAACAGCAACCAAAAAGTTCTAGGCCTGTTCCCTTGCTTTCTTGGGAGAAAGTTCTTCTAGGCCAGACCTAAGTGTGGATTTAGGGATTTGTGAGAATGGCCTGAGTCCAAAACTCCATTCCTAAGGGATCACTTTCTCCTTCACCCGGGGGTGGCTGAGTGGCAAAGAAACTATGGTAGAAGCTTTAGAGTTCTGCACGTGTACATGACCGAAACCATCAATACTTCTCATTGGCTGAAAGAACACAACCATCTGGCCATTAGCTGAGCCTACCTAAAGCCTAATTCCTTCAAAAGGTAAAGGTGGCTCTTCTTTCATTTCACATTTGAAAGAAAGGGGCCACAAAAATTTCTTGGGGAAGATTTGGTTTCTGTCTGTACTTGGGAGCATCAAGCACGTGTATTCTAATAGGAACTGTACTGAACAATCATTATAAGAGTGGAAATGTGAAaaccaggcacagctgggataGGGAGAGAAAGCTCCTACAGGGTAAGGCAGGAGAGGAGTTGGAGGTACTAGAAAGAGAGAAGTTGTTTGAGAGAGGATGTGAAAGTCTCACCTGGGAACTTAATCCCCACCTGCCttgctccttccctcctgtcTCCCCTCAGAAACACCATTTTTGTCTGATTTACAGCTCTGAACCTGAGAACCTGCCACCTACCCAGTAGCCCGTGGGAGTCAGAAGAGAGGCCTTTACTGTTGGAGATGTAGAACCCCAGGTGATTCCTCTGGTACGGGGCTGGCTTCTTGTAGTGGTGGATGAGGATGACGAAGCTGATGGAGTCGCGGATGGTCACGGTGATGTTGGAGAAGGCAGAGATGGACAcctccaggctcctgctccgCACCACGGCACTCCGGCCACAGGACAGGACAAGCCTCTCCCCATCGTCCAGGATGACCCTCTTGGGTGTGATCTCCAGGTAAGACCTCTCTGGCTTGTTGCTGAGGATGGTGATGGTGCTGAAGTAAGTCCGATGCTTCTTGTGGCCGTTGGGCGGTGCGGGAGCTCCTATTAACTGTCCGTTCACAGTTACACCTTGCAGGAAAACAatcaaaaaattgttttaagtgAAAGCTGGAACCCAGGATCACAGGGCCACAGAACAgtctgagctggaaggggccCAGCAGGAACAGGTCTATTGTCTCAATGACACATTGGTCTAATGTCTCAAGCCTTGGGACTGAGGACATGCAGGCTCGCCACCTCGTGCTCAATTATTTCACTTACCAGCCTTCAAACGAGTATAATCAGTCTGTTATGGAATTGTGACCTCATACAGAGCACATAAATTTACCCAAGCTCAGAAATACTGGCCTTCTCTGCAGGCAGGTGCCTCCAGTCCCATTAATCACAGTGTACACAGTGCCACAAAAAAAGCACTTTTGAGTATTCCAAGGTGCAGATCCTAATGAGTCAATTAAAGCCTAAAAGTCCACAATGAGTCAATTAAAGCCTAAAAGTAAGTTTCCCagtcattttaatatttgttgcGACCTATTGTCCATAAGACAGTGACTCACTTCCCACAAGCCTCTGAACACTGACAATTAAGGAGGAGGCTTGATGCTAACCAAGGCTAAACCCAAGCCATTAACACTGAAATTAAATGTCTCCATATCCCATTATTCCTGATGGGATCTCTCATTTCTGTCTTCAAAGATTCAAGGTTCTAGTGCTACAGAGTCTGTTTTCCTCAAGCTCATTCTGCACTTGAGCCACAAAATCATTCAAGCAGTGGCACAAACAGTCTGTGAAAGAAGTTGAAGGGAAATATTGCCTGGAGCTGTACTTTGTATTTTTAAGGCACACATGAACACAGAAATATGGGGGTTAGACCACTGCCACACAGAACAGAATCATACAAATTTATTGTGGGGTTTTGTAAAACAAGCCTGTGAATTGTCTCTGGTTTTGACACCCCTTTCTCTCCCAGGACATAATCTGCTTATTAGCTGCCCTGCTTAGAATTCCAGATGGGATCAGGCCATGCTTTGGCTCAGATTGGCTTGGGTAAAGCAGATCCTGAATCATGTGGGTTTTCTCAAGACTGTCATGACTCTCCAGCCAGTTTGGTGATTTCTTTACTAAAAGAACCGTGGTGCTTGGGTACTTTGCTCTGTCCTAAACCAAACAGTACTGTGAGTAAAGAGGGAATTTCCCACAGCAGAGCAATTTTGGCAAGTCCAAACCTTTTATTTGCAAGCTGTGACTTTGTAAATGGTGAAGCTGAACCACAGAAGAAACTTTTTCTAATTTCCTATCATTTTCTTGCCTGAGGCACCTTGGTGCTTGGTCTGCTGCAAGGCTTGGCCTTACACTTTGATTTTCCTCCGCAAGAAACTGCTTGACTTGGCTGCTCACCAGATTCCTTGTGATCAGAGACCAGCCTGAGAATGTCCCCTGGTTCTCCATCAATATTGAAGCAGACAGAGAACTTGCTGGAGGGAAAATCAATGACGAAGTGAGGGTCCCCATCCGCTGAGAAGACATGGAAAAAGAGACAAATGTGAGAAGCCCACACAAAACTCCAGTGTCTAACAGATTGCAACAAAGCTGCTGTTTGAAGTGTGTTTGTCCCTGTTTTTTTCTAAGTCCTcctggtttgttgtttttggaGGGTCAGATGGAGTTTGCCAGGAAATGCcaagttttgctttgtttttcacaaagattgttttgtttttctcacagATGAGGTTGGGTTTTCAATGACAACTCAAAACCCAAAACAGTTCTAGATGAAAATCAGGATATTTTCTTTCCGGAATATAATTTTGGTGATTTATGGGAATTATCATGTAGATGTTTTGAACTCTTCTACATTCTTTTTTGGCAAGCTACATCCCCACACAGAAATGCACTTTCAGACCAAGGGCTGCTGCATGGCTCCACCTCACAGTGACCCCTCCTGGCCCTCAGTGTCATTCTGGAGCAGTCAACAACAGCTGTTGATCCCATAATCCTAATTTTTCAACAATCCTTGACCTACCATCAACTATCAGACAGCTGCCATTAATAAGGCTCGCCAAAAATGCTACTTTCTAAAGTAAAATTGACCCTATCAAGAGAAATTCAAGTCAGAGTTCTTGATCTGGACTTATTCTTCAGTGTTTAATGCATGTAAAGTTAAGTAAAGGTGCAGGACAAACAGGAAAATTGTAAAATACTACAgaactttctcctttttctatTGTCAACAACTTTTTTATATTTcagcattattatttttaaaagggttTTCCACTATTTCTAGTACAGAGAGAATGTGTTTCTGTTCTCCCCTAACCTGCAGAAGTCTCAAATATGAGGATTAACTGTTGTAGATCATCTGCCTTTTCACTACTGatcctttctgtattttggatttgttttcgttttcctctctgctctgtAGCTCTGACAAACAGAACTTCGTAACCATTTGGATGATTATACCACAGTGATATGCATCTGAGGTTTCCATAAATCAGTCACCATTATTTTGCATCATGAGAGGCATGAAAGCAGGCACTGACCTGAAGTTTTGGAGATTTTAATCCTCTGTTTATCTTTCCCTCTGCGTATACCTagaagaggggaaggaaggCTGTTACAATTACTTACTGAGCAGCAGAAAgagacatattttaaaaatgttcccCAAATATTATTCAGAGAGATGATGGGATATATATTCCTGCAACCACTTTAAGTTTCATGTAGAACACCAATTTTTCTCCAATAGTTTCTACAAAACAGTAAGTGCTTTAAAAGGGTGAGGGGCCTAAAAGTTTTGCTAAAGGTTACCCAGCCCACAATTAGCAAAATTAGTATGAAAATCTCAGCTTTACCCCTCAATTCACTGTCTGGATCACCCCTGTGCCAAAGTCAGCCATGAGGCATTGCCcagaatgaagatttttttaccAGAACAAGGTGATTCTGGTCTCATACCTGGTGGGGCCTTGTgcccctgcaggctctgcaccTTTTCCCCGATGCCGTCAGTGGAAGGGCTGACAAACTCCTCCTGAGGTGGCTCCGAGTGGAGTCCAGCCTCTTTCATCTTCAGAACAGTGAAGGGGGTAACAAAATTGTAAGCCAGGGCCATGGACTTGGCTTTCTCCATCAATTTGTCCTTCTCCTGAATGTCATCACTCTTCAGCCGCGAGTTGAGCAGTTCCTTGATGGTGAGGTAACTCCAGGCCCTCTCAATGTAATTATTGTCACCTTTGCCATCCTCCAGGCCGGGGACACCCCTGATGTCATTTCTGCTGGGCAGGTCAATAGCCACATCTGTTTTGAGCAGGATGTACTTCTTGGAATTGCTGGCAGTCACCTCCACATGGAGCTTATCCGAGGTGCGGTTGATGAGTTTGCCGGCAATGATAATTTCAGAGCCATTGAAGTAGTTGGGGAAGAAGTTCTGGGTGACCTGCTCCACATCATCTTCAGGGTAATCAACACGGATGTCAGAGAGAAGGGGAGTTCCTATTTCATCATAGAACCTTAAAGCAAGACACATTTTTCACTGTTGGCGCTGTGTGAACACACTCTTGTACTGGTacagggacaaggacacagGTTATCTAAAATGGCTCCTAAGTCATTCAGGGCAGTTTGAGCCATCAGAAACCAAATTTAACTACCATATCCACTCTAACTTGGCCTAGAAAAACAGGGTGGGAGGGTCTCTGCCTTTAGGGCTTTTCAAAATCTGAGTGGACAAAGCCCTTAAAGTCCTCACCTAAATTTGAAGTTAGCTCTTCTCAGAACAGGAAGGCTGAACTACACAATCTCCAGAGGTCTCTGTcaaccaaaaatatttctgcctcATTTTAGTGTTCAGTGTTCCTTAGGTACCTAAACAGAATCTCTTAAGTATGTTCAGAACCATCCCAGCATGGCCTGGCAGGCACCTCCCTTCCACTGTGGTTCCAGATCTCTGCAAGGAGATATTTGTGACCACTTAAAAGTGAATTATTGGCTTCCAAGATTCACAGAAAGCACTCcagttatttaaaaatgtacttAGACAAGATGCTGTAACCCACAGGTCTCTAGTGGTGTTACACATGGTATCCCAGAGCCAGAAACTGTAAGGCTAAAATCTTAAGTCCACCAAAGCTGAAGAGATTCCAAACCAGAGCTCCTGAATCTCTGAAAGACCCCTAGATTGGGTTGGTCAGTGTAGGACAGGCAGGAATACAGTTTTATGAGGgccaacagagaaagaaaatcaagaagGAATCTCACCATGGCCCCCATAAATGATTCCAAGGAATGACATAAATGACATTTCCAAGGAATGGAGGAATTCTAGCTGCTATGTACAGGCACCCTGGCACAAGAGAGCTCACATCCTCATGGCTGATTTTCTGTTGGAGCAAGGCATGGCTTTCCTGAAACCAGGGAGGTTAACCCTTTAATGCCTTGTTAACATGACCAACCACACTTGTGAGAACACCTCGCACCAGACAGCCAAGAAAACCTTCCCAAGGCTCAAAGCCCAAGTTTACAGTACTGTGTTTTCCCTACAGCAATGTGCTTTTGAAGGTTCCTCCCAAGCTGCTCCAAGAATACCACATTTCCCATTCAAATGCCAAACTGCTCATCTCTTGGCAAGTCATTTGAGTTTAATTTGGTAAATAAACAAAGAATTGGCCTCAGCCCTTTTTCTAGTTCAAGCTGCATTTATTCGACACATCTGGTTAAACAGACTGTCTGGAAGCTAAAGTCACACTTTCTGCTTTATTCTCTCTCCAAGGGAACCCAAAGCCTGAATTGGTTGACTTTCTTTTAAAGTCTGTCTGAGCACTCATTGTCTTTCATGCAGAGACCTCACCAGATTTAAAATCATGACTAAATTAAACTTGAGGACTCTCTAAAATAACTTCTGAGCTGTAACAAATGGTGGAGATACACAACCTGTCTTAGAGTACAATTCAAGGAAGTAtctgtataaaaatataacccgctgagcattaaaaaaaaattaaactggcACCCATTTaggttttccctccaactgaGGTTTGAATTGGCCTCCAGCAGTGATTGTGCTTTTCTGTATAAATTTGGCACCAGGTGCCAAATGGGTTTGCCATGACTGAGCTTGATAAACAGGGAGCTGTTCATCAGAGAGAGGCGTTTGAACAAGCACTTGCAGCActgggctcctccagcccaATCCATCAGAACATCCTCTCTCTGCCAGGGAATGCCACTTGCTATCCAAAATACATGTCCTGGGGAGGAAATTACATGTGTGGAGTGACAGATGGATCTATAGAATTTCGTTTCAAAGGAATTCTTGTCCATGTATTACTGGTTTGCCACAGAAGGCAAAGCCCTGGTGGAAAGTGCTTGGATTTATTGCTCCAGAGGAGTTAGGCATGAGCCAGGAGAGAGGTAACTCAATAACTGtctttttttggtttctgtGGTTAAAACACTAACATTTTGGGAGTGAAAGCCaagaatttttatttggaaacaTTGACACATTGCTAAACATTTTGGTCAGAGATGTGGTCACACATCTTTCTGCTGTTCCTTACCAGGAACTGATACTTACCCTTGGACTACAGCTCCCTTATCACAGAAGAGGAACACAATCTCTGGTCCTACTGAAGCATGAGGATTTCAGGAAATTTATGAGGAGTTTGGGTCacaaaaaataatggaaatgaATGGTCACAAAGAATGAGGAAATTGATGACTATAATGGTTATCCCAGGAATGATCTTAGTGTGTTTTTCTAAGTCAAATATTTCAGATCTCGGGGAAAATGTTATAATtttcaaaaaacaaagaaataatttttttttgctccaaATTGGAATCTTCATTCCTGATCCTCTCTATGCTGTTTATGTTGTTGATTTGATGTATGAAATGCATCCTCTCCTCCTACCATCTCCCTGTGAGGAGTTGGGACCTCAGCTGTGCCCCCCAGCTCAGTGGGTTTACATGTCCTAAACAGTGATCTGAATTAGGGAAAGAAATGCCTTGTtctgaggggctgggagctccaGTACATCTCAGGGGGTCTGataagagaaagggaatttttggGTAGCCATTCAGAATATCTGATCGTACTCTGGCTctcccagccagagctgagtCTCAGGGAAACTCCAATTTCTCACCATATCTCATTAGAGGATTTTCCATcccaaaatgctttcccagagaacccaaagaacaaaaaaagcagcacaaaccccTTGAGATGGCTGGctgcatcctcatcctcctggaAAAGCCTCGTCATGCCGCAGTTCTCCAGCGCCATCCTCTCCAGCAGCTTGTGGTCCACATCGTTGCCAATGCCGATGGTGAAGAGGCAGAATTTATCCCTGATGGCCTCCTTGGTGTTGCTGAGGATTTTGGAGGACTGAGTTTCCCCCACAGTCGGCCTCCCATCCGTGAGGAAGATGATCAGGGACACGCTCCTGGCGTCGATGTCGTTCTGAGCAATGTAATCATTCAGCAGCTTTGCCCCGGTCTGCAGAGCCCCGTTGATATTAGTCCCTGGGAAGGTACCAGAATGATTAAAGATCATTTCTCCTGCTAACAGTGGTGTGAATCATTTCCCTGCGCTCCCTTCAGTGAGGtgacagcttctctggacatcAGGATGTCCCTTTTCTCCACATGAAGTTGCTCTAGCCTTTGAATTCAGTTCAGCTCTTTTACTCAGAATGAGTTTGGCACAGCTGTTTATGGTCTTATGAACTGAATTATGAATTTCACTTTGTCATGTGGAATTGCTGTTGAATGTCTCAATGTACAACAATCAGCCTGGTAAACAGTCATACTATGTCTGGCTGGTACAAACAAAAATTGTTAAACTTAATTACAGGACTCTCCCAGATTATATCTGAACTAGGAAATGttctgctaattttttttctgaagggcACCACACTTGgagtcaggaaaaaaaccttcaaattGGAAAACAAGTGGATAGGCTCCTTCTTCACACCCCAGGGGATAGAAAGTTTAAAGGGAAGAGCTTGGTTAGCTGAGGAGTGTGTTTGCACAGAACAACTGGGTAGCGAAGAATAAAACTGCCTGAAGTGGTAtgggagagagaaaacaaagtaaATGAGAGAACAGATGCACATTGGAATAGGCATTAAAAGGATCCAAGCCCACTgcgtgttaaaaaaaaaaaaaaaaaggaaaacaggaaaatgagTACAAGTATTCCCTTTCTCCATGTATTTCTAGTCAAAGCACAGAGGGATTGGCTGTGGGACCTTGGCAAAATCAGCACATTGGGGTTAAAAACAGCTCTTAGGAAACAAAGCAGGTGAAATGGGTTAAGAGCTGACTCTGGGGGTCTGGAAAGGGAGATCTAGGAAGGTTATCAACAGGATGTGATGGAAAGTCAGCACGAACCTAGAAACTCAGTGTGCACACCTCCATTGTGTGGCAGCAAGACAAGGAacaggaaagcagcaaaggaTTCTGAAAAGTCCTCAAAATCCTGACTGTCTTCTGCAAAATGGTTCTCAACCAAAAAACATGCACCCAAATATTCTAACTCTCTCAGTCCCCAAGCAGATCCAAAATTTCAGGAAGTactttttccccaaaaccagaGGAAAACCACGTCATGTAGCAGAGTGTTTAATTTATACTCAGTTGTATCATAGAACTACCAAGCACTGAAAACTGCCTTTTGCCACATGCTCAGGTAATTAGcagcaggatttttctcctgtttctttgGTCTGTAAGTACAACACCATGTTCTTTGTGTGTGTTCATGTTCAGTGGGAGATACTCAAGGAATAGCACCTTTATAGGGAAAACACAGAGTTAGCCAAGcctgaaaaaaacctgaagtaCCTGTGGTGGAGAATCACTGTGGAGAATCACAGTCAATAATTTCCTTTTACTAGATGTGCCTAGTAAAGGCGAACCCAGCtggttcctgcacagctctcctggcacTTCAGGAGTAAAAGGCTTTGTTCTCTGAGTTTTGTCCCAATTACTATTGGTAATTGTTTAACTGGGCAGGTCCCTTCACCACTTCCTAAGCAATTCCTCTCACAGCACAAGCAGCACAGCCAACCATCctgtttgctgtgtttttccatCAGAGGTTTCCTCTGCTAGGAGTGGTCCCTGCTCAGGGGCAGCCATGGGAAGGCCCTCCCTGACCTTCAGCCAGCTGTGACCACTTCCATGGGGAAGGGTTTAAAAAGGTCattctgcagctctctgggcaCAGATGCTGGAATATGTTTGATTGCAAACCTCACTGTAGTTGGAGATTTTTTATACTACTGTCCATAGCCTCACAGGAGACCTATGAATCAAATTAAAACTCACACCTGCACTCTGCCACTGCTCTGGGGATTTCTCTGCCCACCTCCCTCCAGGCAACAAGGCACAAGCAAAAAGGGCTGAGAAATTCTTAAAATATGATTTTGGTAGAGACAAGAGGACAGTACTGGGTGAGAAGCTAAACCCTGCAGAATGcaatcccacatcccacagTGTGTACTCCATCCCTGGGATTTCCAGCCCAGACAAAACCATGAGCCTGCTTTCACAGAGCCTTTCAGAAACTGCACAATACTGGCACTGTGTGTCCTTTGCCAGGGTATATTTTCATCTGTGTCCTCAAGAAATAACCTTGGAGGCTTTCCCATTCTGAGGGTGTCACCAGATAAGTGAGAGAATGGAATCAAATTTGGTTTAATGAGTGTATGGAATCACAGACTAATTTTGGTTGGGGGGAACATTAAAAGTCCATCTTGTCCAAACCCCCTGCAATGGGCAGGGTCTGAGGAAACCTTCCCACAATGTGTGTTAATAAAGAACACATAACCCTGAGTGGAGATGAAGGGACCCCCTTGTCCCACAACCTAAATCCCAATGTCTTTTTATTCCTTATGCTCCAGGACCACATTCCCCACTCTTTGTTCTGTTGTAGTTAACTGGATGGCACAGTTAATCCCATCTGTATCTCTGATCATACCTCCAGTGGGTGACATGTTATGGATGTACTTTTTGGCATCCCTGATGTTATTTGGAGTAACTGGcaccagcctgtcctgctgccagaCCTTGATTCGGTTGGAAAAGCCAATGATATTGAAGTGGTCTTCAGGCCTTAGGTCCTGGAGAATTGTGAAGAGAGCTTCTTTGGTctagaaagagagaagagagcagctattggtttctctgggtctgggttgaaggcacttgagatggcAGTTCATGTTGGGACTCAgctgtttattatttcttatctgtaaaacagtctcactgctgtgagttcagcagattttcattagaaggcacaaaatggccaacaatctcttgttacaaggtctttcaagactaaactatccaattaagaactgacacctggattattttcccttttaactcaacaactgatcccaaagagctgcaacttttctgcccaattacaaaatgccacccaaacccatggagaagaaggaagaagaagcatgaagaagaaacccagggtgacaccctgtgcccttccATCTCCAACATACTAAAAAtaccaaaacctaaatttcttaCCAAGTGATACACCcacactactctctataatctatttcacacttttgtggattccagtccatcttgaagtctgggaaactttctccatgaatgacggtcaaagtcagtgctgccctgagggtcagggcaccccagagcagacacagaaatattcccagtgtcCTGGGTTTCCAcaagcagcagacagagctgtcAGTGTTTTAGGGGGCAAGAATTTAGTTTCAAGATGTTTACTGATCTTTTAGATATTTCTACACTGCCATTTTGGCTGATGAAGAATATTGGGATGTCCTTCCCTATCTCAAGGCCTGATCTCTgtggtgccaggggctgggcaaATATGAGATGAAAAACAACTCTTGCCCAAAAGGTCTTGTGAGGCACATCTAGACCTAACTAAGCTTAAAAATCGGGCACCACAATTGGGATAAAAGCTCTCAATGACCGGGAGAACCATGTTCTGAATTAAGGGATAGTGAATAATAATGACTAATAACAAACTCTGACAGTTTGTCTGACACCCTCTAGACAGTAAGCTGCAAGTGGCATATACTTAAAACAAGTTACTTGTAAGTTAAAAAACCAGCAAACATGTCAAAGGATGCACATTCTCTATTCATAATTAGGATATTATTTGCTACATGTTCACTCTACTGAATAGTTTCACCAATTAATAAATGTTTAGGTTAATACATTCAATTAACTAGATATAAAAAGAAGTCCTGACTAGTCATTGCAGATTCTCCCTGCCAGTCAGTTTTGTCCCAGGcacattatttttaatcaatATGCCAACTGTTCATCATCCTCTGTAAACACAGGCAACCAGGGTGAGGAAAGCTGGTCACAAGATGAGTTCTTAGCAAAGGAGGTTAAGGATCCTGGTTTCTGGGAAAGCCAGACCACTGAGGAAAAGGCAAGAGGAAGACTGCAGAGGTGTCCAGCTCCCCTCAGTGAGACCAGCTTGGATTTAGCAGCCATGCAGCTGTGTTCACATGGAGACAGACTTCAGCTGAGTAAGACTCAAGAGAAGTTGCCCAAAAGCAGCCTCTGTCCATGCAAACATACCCTATATTTGGATGCAAAACACATGGGAGGAATATGAGGCAATATCTGGGCAGAGGAATCAGCAGATTCTCAGCTCAGCCCCTTCTTGGCCTCCATTCAGCCTTCAAATTCCAAGGAAAGCTATGCAAGAAATAATATTGTGGGCTCACCAGCATTTAAAGTTTCCTCTCATGCCTGTCAGGAAAATACGTGAAGGGCTTGTCCAGAAGAAATGTAGGAGGaatcagcagtgctggaaaCCACATCAGCCTAGGCCTGATGTTGCTATGCAAAGACAGTTTGGAAAAGGGCTCAAAGGACTGATCAAGCTGTGTCATCAATATATCCCCCTGGATTCTGCATGgcagatgatgatgatgcaatGATGCAAACAAACCTAATCCTCACAGCTGGTGCCTTGGCTCCCAGTCCACCTGGAATTAAGGGGAATATTTCCCATAGCTTCAAACATTCTGGAGCCAGGTCTGGAGACTCTCCCTGCCTGTTTCTGTCCTCTGTACAAATA encodes:
- the ITIH5 gene encoding inter-alpha-trypsin inhibitor heavy chain H5, with translation MILWLCLCWGFSPSAGQPDSELMARYLEEQLLADYSIVEQVARRVPRQAKFLQRLETRPRMSEFHVRSTIISRYAFTTVSCTMVNSGSEAREAVFEMQIPAAAFISNFTMSIGNKTYYGEVTGKEKKNSTDDKERHKKPPSPTEGRENGYETFKASVFIPRKMQARFTLHYEELLQRRLGKYEYTVSIRPQQLVGRLRVEVNILENSGIVSLEVPPLRNSRQKGNGKAEGDVSPPPSTVIGHTKTLAKVTFNPSVVEQTRIARNGILGDFIIRYDVSRELSVGDVQILNGYFVHYFAPTDLPPLPKNVVFVLDSSASMVGTKLKQTKEALFTILQDLRPEDHFNIIGFSNRIKVWQQDRLVPVTPNNIRDAKKYIHNMSPTGGTNINGALQTGAKLLNDYIAQNDIDARSVSLIIFLTDGRPTVGETQSSKILSNTKEAIRDKFCLFTIGIGNDVDHKLLERMALENCGMTRLFQEDEDAASHLKGFYDEIGTPLLSDIRVDYPEDDVEQVTQNFFPNYFNGSEIIIAGKLINRTSDKLHVEVTASNSKKYILLKTDVAIDLPSRNDIRGVPGLEDGKGDNNYIERAWSYLTIKELLNSRLKSDDIQEKDKLMEKAKSMALAYNFVTPFTVLKMKEAGLHSEPPQEEFVSPSTDGIGEKVQSLQGHKAPPGIRRGKDKQRIKISKTSADGDPHFVIDFPSSKFSVCFNIDGEPGDILRLVSDHKESGVTVNGQLIGAPAPPNGHKKHRTYFSTITILSNKPERSYLEITPKRVILDDGERLVLSCGRSAVVRSRSLEVSISAFSNITVTIRDSISFVILIHHYKKPAPYQRNHLGFYISNSKGLSSDSHGLLGQFLSHEVKLLQESLNTSHREVGQNQTEALKANPTNTLKVKGRLVPVVWKQRRIYNGQQEVECWFAKNNADKLIDGSYQDYLASHPFDTGTSFGTINSF